CGGCCATGATAAACGCGCCCGCGCCCATGAGCGGGGGCATGATTTGCCCACCCGTGGAGGCCACTGCTTCCACTGCACCTGCTAGCGAGGGCGGGTAGCCAAGGCGTTTCATGGCGGGGATGGTAAAGGCACCCGTGGAGGCGACATTGGCCGAGGCGGAGCCTGAGATGGAGCCAAAAAACCCAGAAGCCAAGACCGAGACCTTGGCCGCGCCCGCACGCAAACGGCCCGCGAGTTTGGTAGACATGGACATGAAGGCTGTCCCGCCTTCCCCCGCGCCCACAAAGGCGCCAAGGATGACAAAGATGGCGACCACATTAACAGAAACGCCTGTTAAAGAACCGTAAATGCCGCCCTCAGCGATGACAAGAGTGCCTAAAAAACTCTCAATAGGGATGCTCTGATGCCCAAACTGCCCAGGGATATGGTGCCCCCAAATCCCATACGCCAACGCAATGGCGGCGGTGAGAGGCAAGGCAAGCTTGATGGCACGCCGCGCCATTTCAAGGACAACAAGGAGCAACACAAGGGCAATGCCAAACTGCAAAGGCGTTTCCAAATACCCGTACTGGTCGCTGAGCATTTCGTGAAAAAAGACAATGTAAAAACTCGCCCCAAGCCCAAGAGTCAGCAACCCGTAGCCGCTGTAACGCGCAACGGCGGAGCTGGGCTGTTCGCTGAGTAAAAAGACCCACGGAAGCACCAGTGCGAGGTGCAAAGGGCGGGTGACGAGGTTGGGAAGCAAGCCTGTGAAGATGATGTAGAGGTGGAACCCAACGGTAAGAAATGCGAGGGTTGCCACCACGCACGTTTTAAGTGAAAAGCGCATGGACTAGTAGAGTCCTTCGGGGATGGTTGCACCGATTTCACGGTAGTATTTAAGCGCACCAGGATGCAAGGGGGCGTAAAAGGTGCCAAGCAACTCAGGTGTAATGGCTTTCCACCAAATGTTTTGGTGCTCAAGGCGAGGCTTGGACTCCCAAAAGGCTTTGGTGAGGGCATAGGCTGTCGCTTCGCTCATTTGAGTGGTGGTGTAAAGCACGACAGGCAAGGTGGTGGTGCTAAAGTCTTCTTCAACACCCGCGTAGGTGCCAGCGGGGATGACAAGTTTGTCGCGCTTGGTAAGGGCGATTTGCGCATCGCTCATGGAGAGGATGTGGATGTCCATGCTCGCCGCCGCTTCGATGACATTGGGTGCGGGGTAGGAACCCGACGTGGCAAAACCGTCGATTTGACCGTTTTTAAGGGCAGTTACAGCGCCTGAGAGTTCAGCGTCGATGAGTTTGACATCCTCTTTAAGCCCAAAAAGTTCGATGTATTTTTGTGCTTCATTGGCACCAAAACTGCCTTTGCCGATGAGTAGCGATTTGCCTTTGAGTGCTTCAAAGGTTTGGATACCTGATTTTTTAGCGACGACAAAGTGCATGGTGATGAAAGGAAAAGGAAAGAGTGAGCGAATGGAAGCGTAGTCACTGGGGGTGTCTTTTTCAAACATGCCTTTTCCCGCTTGAGCGAGGTTGACAAGACCCGGAGGTGTGGTGAAGAGGTAGTTTCCGCCCCGTCGGCGCGCTTCTTTGACGTTTTGCACAGAACCTTGGCTCTCTTCGATGGTGATAGAAAAGGCGTTGTTGGTGGCTTGGGTGATGGTTTCACCCACTTGCACGGCCATTTGGTAGTAAGAAGAGGCGGCTTTGGCGGCTTTGAGGGTGATGCGTTCGCTCGCGTTCGCGCCAAGCGCGAGGGCGCAAACAGCACACGCAAGAAGGGGTTTAAAAACCTTCATGGGTAACTCCTTGGGGTGATTTGTGATGGGAGATTGTAGCGCGTTAAAGATAAAGAGCGGCAAAAATGCTTTACCTTGGCTGAAATTTGCTTTTAAAAGCAGCCTCCATTGCCGCTTTCCAGACCAAAAAACGGGGGTTCTGGGTGGGGTGAAAGAGGAGGGAGAGGGTGCGCGAAATGGTGAGGTTAATGAGGGGCACGTGAAATAAGGTGCCCTGTTTGAGTTCGTTTTGCACCACAAAGCGGGAGAGGCACGAGAGGGCTTTGCGTCCTTTGAGGGCCTCCTTGATGGCTTCGTTGCTGTTGATTTCAAGGGCAACTTTGGGCCGTACTCCTTGGGGAAGTGCGTTTTCAAAGACCTCTTTGGTGCCCGAACCCTTTTCGCGCAAAATCCACGGTAAAGAGGCTAACGTGTCGATGAACACGGGAGTTTTGGCAAGGGTTTTGTCTCCGCAAACCACGATGAGCTCATCCGTGGCAAGAGGTGTTACACAAAAGTCTCCCTGGGGAACCTTGCCCTCCACAAACCCCGCGTCACTCTCGTGGGCAAGAAGCTTGGCGATGATGGTTTCAGAGTTCTCGATGCGCAAATCAAAGCGGGCATTGGGATGGGTGTGGGAGAAATCTAAGAGCATGGAAGGAAGCAAATAAGTCCCGATGCTTTGGCTCACCGCAAGGCGCAAATGAAAAAAATCTCCTTGGCGCAAGGTAGCCGCAAGCGCGGAAAGTTTGGCATGGAGTGGGGTCGCTTGGGCATGAAAAAGACGCCCTCGGTCGTTGAGAAACAGTTGCTTGCCTTGGCGTTCAAACAGCGCCCCGCCAAGGTCGCGCTCTAACTCTTTGAGGGAGAGGGAAAGGGCAGATTGGGAGATGCCAAGGGCTTGCGCGCTGTGGGTAACGTGCCCAAGGTTCGCAAGGGTGAGAAAGTGGTCAATCTGTTTGAGGGTCATAAGAATTTCCATTTATATTTTAAATGATTTTAACAAAATAAATATATTTTACTTATAAAATCCCAAGTGCTACAATTGCCTTTCAAAAGACGTTTGGATTCACCCTATTTCGAGACGCGTTATCCACAATGGGTACCCCAAAGCTAACGCTTTGGCCCATTGGGATAAAGTCTCTCTTGCGGGTGTTGGAAAACGTCTCACCTCCTTACATGTAAAGGAAAACAAGAATGTTTTGGCGCGGTTTGATAGTGTTATTTTTCTTAAGCGGCCTTTGGGGTGGACTTGCCCTTGTGCTCACTGCGCAAGGCTACCACGTTAGCCCGCTCATCACTGCGGTCCTTGGCGGGATGGCTACAAGTGCGGTGCTTCCGCGCCTTGGCACGTGGCTAGGGCAAAGTGGGGCGCTAAAACTTGGCACCAAAGAGTTGTTGCGCCTTGGTATCGTGCTGTACGGGCTTCACATTAGCCTTGAGCAAGTGTGGCATGTGGGTTTTGCGGGGGCAGGGTTGGCTCTTTTGGTGGTGACAAGTACCCTAAGCCTTGGGTGGTTTTTGGGGCAAAAAATGGGCCTAGACAGACACAGTGCCTTGCTCATCGGGGCGGGGAGTGCCATTTGCGGTGCCGCGGCGGTTTTGGCGGTGCAGTCGGTGATGCGTAGCCAGAGTGAAAAAGTGGTGGCAGCTGTGGCGACGGTGGTGCTGTTTGGGACGTTAGGGATGCTTGTGTACCCGTGGGCGCTCTCTGGCGTGGGAAATCCCTTTGTCCAAGGGCTTATAACGGGTGGTACCTTGCACGAAGTGGCACACGTGGTGGGTGCGGGGGCGGGACTCCCTAAAGAAGCCGCCGAGGTAGCGGTCATCGTGAAGATGATACGGGTGATGTTTTTGGTGCCTGTGCTGTTTGTGTTGTTGTTCGTCTTTAAAAGCAAGGGCGAAAACGGCGGTGTGCGGGAGGCGTTTCCGTGGTTCGCGCTTTTTTTCCTAGGGATGGTGGCGCTAAATTCGGCGATAGAGGTGCCTTTTAAACAGGTGCTTTTAGAGGTGGATACGATGCTACTTAGCATCGCCATGTGCGCTCTTGGACTAAACACCCACACCAAAACCCTCCGCCACATGGGCGCAAAACCCTTTTTACTAGCAAGCGTGCTGATGGTCTGGCTTGTGGGCATTGGAGCAGGGGTGGTGTGGGTTACCATGTAAGGGTGATTGTGGTGCAAAATGTGTTTTGGCTGGTGTATTAAGAGAAAACTCATTATAATAATGCATCAACAGACAAGGTATGAATGTGGCTATAAATTTTGAATGGGATGAT
The nucleotide sequence above comes from Sulfurospirillum tamanense. Encoded proteins:
- a CDS encoding TAXI family TRAP transporter solute-binding subunit — its product is MKVFKPLLACAVCALALGANASERITLKAAKAASSYYQMAVQVGETITQATNNAFSITIEESQGSVQNVKEARRRGGNYLFTTPPGLVNLAQAGKGMFEKDTPSDYASIRSLFPFPFITMHFVVAKKSGIQTFEALKGKSLLIGKGSFGANEAQKYIELFGLKEDVKLIDAELSGAVTALKNGQIDGFATSGSYPAPNVIEAAASMDIHILSMSDAQIALTKRDKLVIPAGTYAGVEEDFSTTTLPVVLYTTTQMSEATAYALTKAFWESKPRLEHQNIWWKAITPELLGTFYAPLHPGALKYYREIGATIPEGLY
- a CDS encoding LysR family transcriptional regulator, with the protein product MEILMTLKQIDHFLTLANLGHVTHSAQALGISQSALSLSLKELERDLGGALFERQGKQLFLNDRGRLFHAQATPLHAKLSALAATLRQGDFFHLRLAVSQSIGTYLLPSMLLDFSHTHPNARFDLRIENSETIIAKLLAHESDAGFVEGKVPQGDFCVTPLATDELIVVCGDKTLAKTPVFIDTLASLPWILREKGSGTKEVFENALPQGVRPKVALEINSNEAIKEALKGRKALSCLSRFVVQNELKQGTLFHVPLINLTISRTLSLLFHPTQNPRFLVWKAAMEAAFKSKFQPR
- a CDS encoding YeiH family protein, with the translated sequence MFWRGLIVLFFLSGLWGGLALVLTAQGYHVSPLITAVLGGMATSAVLPRLGTWLGQSGALKLGTKELLRLGIVLYGLHISLEQVWHVGFAGAGLALLVVTSTLSLGWFLGQKMGLDRHSALLIGAGSAICGAAAVLAVQSVMRSQSEKVVAAVATVVLFGTLGMLVYPWALSGVGNPFVQGLITGGTLHEVAHVVGAGAGLPKEAAEVAVIVKMIRVMFLVPVLFVLLFVFKSKGENGGVREAFPWFALFFLGMVALNSAIEVPFKQVLLEVDTMLLSIAMCALGLNTHTKTLRHMGAKPFLLASVLMVWLVGIGAGVVWVTM